Proteins from a genomic interval of Siniperca chuatsi isolate FFG_IHB_CAS linkage group LG10, ASM2008510v1, whole genome shotgun sequence:
- the atp5f1e gene encoding ATP synthase subunit epsilon, mitochondrial — MVAYWRQAGLSYIRFSAICANAVRSAMKPQFKTEAIKAAEASVKVLKPKTTTAAA; from the exons ATGGTCGCATACTGGAGACAAGCAGGCCTAag CTACATCCGCTTCTCCGCTATCTGCGCGAACGCGGTGCGGTCTGCAATGAAGCCGCAGTTCAAAACCGAGGCAATAAAGGCCGCAGAAGCCAGCGTCAAAGTCCTCAAacctaaaacaacaacagcagcagcat GA